The DNA region GTCCCATTTCAGAGGGAAACATTGTACTCTTTACTGCGCTATCATTACTTTACTGTTTTGGTCGTTTGTTTTCCTGCAGTCTGATATTTTATCTACATGTTTGATCACTTTATAAAACTGAGTTTTTGTTAAAGATTAAACAGAACAACTGAATATATAGAAATAGTTAGTTTCACCATGCTTCTGATAGAGTTTTGGTGACATGATtgttaactctttcggtgccattgacgtctatagatgtcaatttaaaaaaaaacgctgactgccaaagacgtctatagacgtcaattgcgttttttaacggagcgggctggggaacaatctagcggagttcgtcactaaatcttaggcttgtaaacactaaacagagaatatactggcaaaattacccgcaaggtggcagcagtgccactttgcacaaaaaaagaagaagcgtgttttctccgtttttttggtcaaacagctgtttttggtgaaaccaacctatgttctactgtctattactaaaggactgaaaatggtagaaacaaacttttttttcctgatgaaagaagagagtctactctttcgtttggtaatttcggtgtgtacatagtcataagacacacttttctgtgggtcttggaaaatcagtcaaaatactgtaaaacacttggcagtatgggtctctctgaactgaaaatggctggcagccaatgagttaatagATTGTTGATTTAAATGACTTCTCTGTACAATCAGTAGGAAGGTAGAGTGTTTTCAGCTTGTTCTTCCAGTCCATCATGTCAAAGCACTCCCTGCTGTTTTTAGTCCTCTGAACAGCAAACATGACTGACTGCTGAGCTAACTTGTCTTCATGAAGGTCTCTGTCTGAACAAATGAATCACACAGAAGAATGTGGGAGAACAGGGATTTTAATGAGAAATATTTAGCTCCAACAGTTTGGAAACATGTGCCAGTCTTCTGTCTGCATGAGAAGAATGAAATGATGTGAATAATAAGAACTCTGTGGCTCAGTGACAACAACACAGCCATGTTCATACCTCCTGgtacacaaagagaaaaacatgcagtcagagctgctgttggctttttcagtttctcagcagctacagaacaaaaaggagcttctctttcagttgaatttaacagcattttaaaggaaatgaaggaaacaaagaaagttCCATTGAGCTGCCTTTTTAACTTGTGGCTGGAGTGAACTTTACTGACCATGATGAAGATGGTAGCAGCTCTATAGAGAGCAACACATTCAGGTCACAGACAGCAGTGAGTCATCATCACTTTGTGTCTCCACCTGCAGATGTTGTGCAGCAGAACTGTGATTTACATGTGTGTTAAATCAGCAGCAAGGTGGAGCATCAGCACCTATTGGACATGATACGGACTCTGGATTTGTTCTTTCACCGCTGTTTGATTTCAGTTTCTATGTTTGACTCTTAAAGGTCAGACAGCAGATAAAATGAGGCTGACAGTTAGAACTGAGTGATTTCAGTGTCAGGATCAGTGTTTGTGTTGTGAGTCAGTAACAGTCTAAAACAATGTTCAGCTGCTCTGATGAAAGATGTGTTTAACATGGAAGTTCATCATATACAGGACGCACATGTACAAGATGGAGTCCATCAGTAGTGTGTGGTTGTATTTATGCAGCTGAGATCAAATCATCACTAAATGTTTCCTTCTTGTTGTTCCAGTTTGAAACGAAGGAGCTCAGATCTTCTGGAACAAAGCAGGTTCTTTGTGAATCTGTtctgtgcagcagcagagagagaacagcagacaggagagaagatGCTGCAGCTGTTATCATCAGTGTGCAGATATCAGAGGTTTCCCTTCAATGATGATTATCAGGAACATCAGTGTGATTTCCTGCTGGATCTGTACTCCCATCTGAAGgactgtgagactaaaacaggtCTGAGTGTCCTTCCATCATTACAGCCAGTTTTCCAGTCAGCTCCTGCAGTCTGGTCCataaacctctcagagagaaagagctCCATCCTCCTGGAAGTGCTGAAACTCCAATCAGAGAAGAAACAAGTGAAGCTGACAGGCTGCTCGCATGCAGAGAGTGAAGTGAGGAGTTTCCTGCAGTGTCTGCCTTATATCTCACAGCTCAGGTAAACCTGGCAACAATGTTCAGTTGAACAGCaacttctgttgtgttttatttttaatgtattGTGATGTTATCATATCTAATAACATGCTTTGCTTTGTTCATCATGATGCATCAGCTTTTGCATCCATCAGTGTACAAAATATAAAAGCAACACTTTATAAACATATAATCCTGCCCTCTCTCTCATTTTTCCACGCTCGCTGTGTATTAGCTGTGGTCCAGAGTTCTTCCAGAGTGTGTGCGCCTCCATCTCTGTGAGGTCCAGggaggagctgcagcagctgctgtctctgctgcagctcctcGATTTCCAGCTTCTGTTAACAGGAGAGTTGCCCAGGAAgacctgctgctctgtggggagAGTTCTCAGACTGTGCTGCTCTAAGGTGGATCTGATCCTCACAGCCAGCAGGATGTCTGTCAGAggagcctccctcctcctcagACATACAGCACAGCTGCGCAGCCTGAGGTAGGAAGTTCAGTCCCTCTGTGTCCCTTTAACACTATTTACCAGCTTCAGTTCTTGGTGCCTTTTCTGATCAGCGCTCTATTTTCAGGCTTTCCAACAGCACAGCCTTGCTCCTGTGTCGGTGGGTCAGAAGAGGCAGACTGGTGTGTCCACTGGCTGCTGAAGAGCTTTCTCTGCTGTCTGAGAAAGCTCAACCATCAGAGAGAGTGTTGTTGAAGGTGGTCAGCAGTTTGGCTTCTCTGCTCAGATACTGGACAGTCGGCCGGTTACAGCTGACTGAGTCCTGCATCCCTGCTCAGCATCTCGTCACACTGCTGCTTCATGATGGTTCTCTCACAATCAGGTGAATGTCTTTCCTGAACCGTCTGAAAACTACATGGAGATGTTTTTATTAAcggatgtttttctgttttttaaatcTTCAGACTGAATGAAAAGAACGTCCAGCAGCTTGTGTCCCTCCTCCATGAAGTCCAGGACAAGGACTTGGCTTCGTCCTTCCTGAGTAAGCTTGGTGGAGACCTGACCTCCTGCTGTCTGAACTGGGAGCTCCTTCACTCTCTGCTGCAGCAGTCAGCTCAGACCATCACTGTGAACCTGAGGAAGAACCGCTTTTTACAGCACAgagctgctcctctgctgcccttTCTGCACAGGATCGTGTTTAAAAGGTGATCGTTTAACCTTTTTAACAGATAAACAGACTGTTTGTCCTCTTTAATcatttgtaaatgaaatgttGTGGCTCATCTTTCAGCATCAGTTTATGAGTTTCTGAACTAAACAAAGTGTTCCTCTGAATACGCTGAATGCTTTCAGGCCCAGTCCCAGTTTTGTGAGGACCTTCATCAGAGAGCTCTACTCGGCTCATGCAGGTCACATGGTGCCCAGTTTACTGAGGTCACTGGATCATGTGATCAACCTGGGCTGCACAGAGCTGGACTCGGTGGACTGTGCtgctctgctcttcatcctcaggCACAGTGACAGAGTTCAGCTGAAGCTGCTGTGGGCCTCCGTCCCAGCTGAGGAAATCAAGTCCATCCTCTCTACGCTGGACAGAGTTTCTGATCTCAGGTCAGACATCAGAGCTTGTTTCTCACTGCTGTGAATAACAGCCACATTCTCACCTCATCAGCCCAAACCGACAGATTGGACTCAGTCTGACTGCAGTAATCACATAAACCAGGGAGCTAAAAGCAGTTTGTTGTCTTTGGAATATCTGCAGATCATgtcggtaatgaaaatatatgaAATAGTTTCTATCTGTGTATGAACTGTTTGATTCGGTTAATTTCTGCATGTTTCCACCAGTGTGGACAGGAAGCAGCTGCTGAGGTTCATCCACTGCTGTGCTGCCTCTGACGGCCAGCAGGAGGCAGCATCCCACCTGCTGAGGACCCTGCAGCACAGGCTGGATCTGTCCTGCTCCTCCTGTGTGGAGCTCCCAGAGGAGGATGAGACTGAGCCTCTGAGTCTGACCGCTGGTGACTGCAGGGCCGTCTGCACCGTCCTGAGACACAGCAGCCGGGACACGCAGCTCCACCTACGAGACTGTGAGGTGGAGGACAGCGGGCTGGACCTGCTGTTTGCTGTCCTGGACAGGGTCTGCCTCAGGTGAGAGGGAGCACTAACAAAGCTGAGCCAGAGAGAAGCTTGTTCACATTCagaactcatccatgcattcatctccagtagactccatcactgtaacgctctttgaactggacttcccaaaaagagcattaaacatctgcagctcatccagaacgctgctgctggagttttaacccggactaagagatctgaacacatcacagcagctttaaaatctttactctggcttccagtcagtcacagaataaattttaaaagcctgctgatggtttacaatctgtgatgtgttcagagaatataaagccagcagagctcttagatccaaggactcaggtcagctggtccagtccagagtccagactaaacatggagaagcagcatttagctgttatgctgccaacaagtggaacaaactgccagtggagattaaactttcaccaaatggagacatttttaaatccaggttaaaaacatttctgttctcatgtgtctatgcatgaaatctgcacgctatctttgaacttatctggaatgttgcttgtttttaaattaattttaatgattttatttgtttct from Odontesthes bonariensis isolate fOdoBon6 chromosome 11, fOdoBon6.hap1, whole genome shotgun sequence includes:
- the LOC142391324 gene encoding uncharacterized protein LOC142391324, whose amino-acid sequence is MLQLLSSVCRYQRFPFNDDYQEHQCDFLLDLYSHLKDCETKTGLSVLPSLQPVFQSAPAVWSINLSERKSSILLEVLKLQSEKKQVKLTGCSHAESEVRSFLQCLPYISQLSCGPEFFQSVCASISVRSREELQQLLSLLQLLDFQLLLTGELPRKTCCSVGRVLRLCCSKVDLILTASRMSVRGASLLLRHTAQLRSLRLSNSTALLLCRWVRRGRLVCPLAAEELSLLSEKAQPSERVLLKVVSSLASLLRYWTVGRLQLTESCIPAQHLVTLLLHDGSLTIRLNEKNVQQLVSLLHEVQDKDLASSFLSKLGGDLTSCCLNWELLHSLLQQSAQTITVNLRKNRFLQHRAAPLLPFLHRIVFKRPSPSFVRTFIRELYSAHAGHMVPSLLRSLDHVINLGCTELDSVDCAALLFILRHSDRVQLKLLWASVPAEEIKSILSTLDRVSDLSVDRKQLLRFIHCCAASDGQQEAASHLLRTLQHRLDLSCSSCVELPEEDETEPLSLTAGDCRAVCTVLRHSSRDTQLHLRDCEVEDSGLDLLFAVLDRVCLRVSKTVLLQLLSLLPVNSERDTVRRAVSLCRALGGELDLSHTTLDQRLCGALLRMLDFCEGLTELDLSHCQLTDQLLLQLITHLHKVCVLDLSHNKISDASTDGLLQLLSTNPSISSVRLFSNDIVDRSPFKKNKQFEIW